The DNA segment TCGGCGACACCCATCCGCGCAAACGCGCTTATCTCGATGAGTTGCAGCGCCTCGCCCGGCAACTCGGTTTGACGAGCGAGGTCACCTTCATTGGTCATCGCGCGGATTTACGAGAAGTCATGGCGGTGGCGCGATTGGTTTTTTCACTATCCACCAGCCCGGAATCATTCGGTCTGACCACGCTCGAAGCCCTGGCGCTCGGGCGTCCGGTCATCGGCTATGATCACGGTGGCGTGGGCGAATTGCTGCGCGAATTGTTTCCGCCGGGTCGCGTGCCGCTGCGCGATGCCGCCGCGCTACTCGAAACCACGCAAAAACTGCTGGTGACGGACCTCGATTTGAAACCCATCCAAGAATCCTTCACCCTCGCCGCCATGTGTCGCGGCACGCTCGACGTGTATCGCGAGTTGTTGCAAACTACGCGACCATAACATCATGTCGTCCGCCGTCATCGCCATTGTCAAAGGAGGATTGGGCAACCAACTCTTCATCTATGCGGCGGCACGGGCGCTGGCGCTACGCACCGGACGGTCCTTGTATCTTGATGCCCGGCGTGGTTACACCCATGACGATTACGGACGCAGCTATCGCTTGAATCGCTTTCCTCTGCAAGCGATGCCGATGCCCGAAGCGTGGCGAATTGCGCCGACGCTCAAACATCCGCGCCACAAAATCATCCGTGCGGTTAGCAAGTTGTTGCCTCGAAATTCGCGGTCATACATTGCCGAGCGACATAACCTGCCACCGACGCAACTTACCGAACTTGAACCGCACCCCGCGCGAATCACATTGCTGGGGTATTGGCAGGATGAAGCCTACTTTGCGGATCACGCCGACACGATTCGTGGCGAACTAAGCCCACCCGCACCTCCTGACCCGCAAAATCTCGCACTGGGAGAAAAGCTCGTCGCGTGCGAATCGGTGTTTCTGCATTTCCGCCGAGTGCGTTATGAACATTTGCTCGGGCGCGATTATTATCAGGCCGCGATTGATACTGTGGTCGCCAAGCTGACTCACCCGCGCTTTGTCTTGTTTGGCGACGATCTGGACTGGCCCCGGCAGAATCTGGATTTTCGCGGCGCAAACGTGGAATCGGTTCCACACAATGCCGCCGACGAACTGGCCGATCTCTGGTTGATGAGCCGCTGTCGTCACGCCATCGTGGCGAACAGTTCCTTCAGTTGGTGGGGCGCGTGGCTCGGCGATGCGGCAGCGGGACGATTGGTTTTTGTGCCCGCGCAAGTGGGCTGGAGTCTGGCCATGCCCGAGCGCTGGCAGCGGATTCCCAACCAGATCAAGCCGGGCGTGGCTGAATCAGCATGACGCCAATCCACTCGTATCGGCGTTGACCCATTTTCTGAATATCTACAGTCTGATTTGAGTGAACGAAATCCGACTACAGCGCGAATGGACGGCATCAAAAAATTTCGGTAATCTACCCTCCGACGCATGGATTTAGAGCCATCTCATTCTCGACGCCCGATTCGCCTTCGCGCCTTAAGTCAGATCGTGAAGCTCGCGGGTCGCTTTCCAACCCGCCCTGCCGATGTGCTGTGGTTCTGGAAGAGTTACCGCGTTTGGCAGAACGCCGCTCCGGCGGAATGGCGGGCACGGCTGAGTGAAATCAAGCCCATGCTGAAAGACCGTCACGCCGCGGCTGGCACAGCTCAGGGGCATTACTTTCTCCAGGATTTATGGGCGGCGCAACGAGTCTGGCGCTGGCGACCGGATGAGCATGTGGACGTGGGGAGTCGCGTGGATGGTTTTGTCGCACATGTCGCCAGTTTTTGTCCGGTAAAATATGTGGATATCCGACCGCTGACGACCGGGGTGCCGGGGTTGACGGGTTTACAAGGATCGGTTTGCGAACTGCCATTCGCCGCCAAGTCCGTGCGCAGTTTGAGCTGCCTGCATGTGATTGAACACATCGGCCTCGGACGCTATGGCGATCCGCTGGATCCAAACGGCTGGCTTCAGGGGCTGACGGAATTGCAACGGGTGCTGGCCCCGGGCGGCCAATTATTGCTCGGGACGCCGTGCGGTCGTTCGCGAGTGGTTTTTCACGCGCATCGGGTTTTCGATCCAGCCCAAATTGTTTCAGCCTTGCCAGAACTGGAGTTGCGGGAATTTTCGTTGATCGAGACCGCGTGGCGGGAGAATGTGCCGCTCACCGCCGCGCGGGGGCTGGATTACGGGTGCGGCCTGTTTGTGTTTGCCCGTTCTGGTTGAGGATATGAGTGCCCCCTCGTTGCCCCTCGCGCGCAAGTTGCGCGTGCGCGTGTCTTCAGCAGGAATGCCCGGAGGACTGGAATTGTTCACTCCAGGCGGAGCGTTGACCTGGGGTGGCTGTGAATTTCAGTTGGATGCCGCTGATGGCGCTGAAAGCGACTACTGGATCGTATTCGCGAATGCGTTGCCGCGAGAAGCGAGTTGGGTCGCACCTCGGAACACCTTGTTCATTGCCGGCGAACCGCCGGCGAAAAAAATTTATCCACGCGGCTTCTACAAACAATTCGCGCGCCTGGTGGATACGCACGCTTATTCGAATCATCCCCGGGTGCAGTTGGATGCGCTTGGCCTGCCTTGGTTGGTGGGGTTGAGCTGGAAACAACAGCGCTACACCATGGGCTATGATTTTTTGAAGCGACTTGAATTTCCTGAAAAACAGAATGGGGTTTCCGTGGTTTGCTCAACTACCGCGCAAACGGCGGGACAGCGGCGACGCCTGAAATTTTTAGCCGCTCTCCGCCAGCGCTTGGGTGACGCGCTGGTGGTTTTTGGGAAAGGATTTCAGCCGGTGGATGACAAGCTGGAAGCCATCTTGCCATATCGCTACCACTTGGTACTCGAAAACAGCCAGAGCCAACATTACTGGACGGAGAAATTGGCGGACGCTTATCTGGGATGGGCGTTTCCGCTGTACGTGGGCTGTTCCAACTTGAGCGATTATTTTGCACCAGAGAGTTTTGAGGCCCTGGACCTGGATGACGTTGATGGTGCGGCGCAGGCCATTCGCCGACTTTTGGCAAAACCCCTTACGAACGACGAACGGACGGCATTACGAACCGCGCGGGAGCGGGTGCTGGAAATTTACAATCCCTTCGCCCGGTTCGCGCATTGGGTGGATCAATTTTATGCGCCCGCTCCAAAGGAACAGGTGGTGATTCAATCCGCCAAGGCGTTTCGCTTCATGCGTGGCTGGCTTTATCAGTTTCAAAACCGGCGCTTTTCCCGCGCCTGATCAATGAGCCACCCGCCAACCGGGTGGTAGCCATGTTGAGGCCGCCTGTTGCGGCATCAGCAGGAGGTCCGTGCCGGTGAAATCCGGGCCATGGCGGGCAAACAAATCGGCATATTCCTTAATGCGCCAAAGCTCCCGGTGTTTCACCCTGGCGTAGCAATAAATATCGAATTGGTCGCGCAACCTGGCAAAGAATGCCGCCGGATCAAGCTCCGCCCACTTGATGAATTTCGGCGTGAATTCGATAAATCCGAACGCTTGTCTCGTGCGCTCGAGGGTGGTGGCAAATCCTGTCAGCGCCCGGCTCTCGTAGCCTTCCAGATCCATTTTGAACAATAACACCTTCCCATCAGCCGCCGTCGCGGGAATCGTGGCGTCAAGAGTTCGCGCCGGTAATTTGAACTCGATATGCCGATGCGTTTCATTCATTTGCCGGATGGCTGAGGAACTGCCGCTCCACTCCGGATTGACCAGGAACGGCACGTTTTCGGCGGGCGCATCGGACACGAGACAATGGGTGATGGTCATCCGCGCGCCGGCGGGATGTTGCTGACGGCTCTTTTCCAGGTAGGGAATCAACCGGGGATTCGCCTCAAAGCCGTACAGCATCGCGGTGGGGGTATAGTCCGTGCCGAACAGACACTCGCCGTAATTCAAACCCACGTCCACGATGAGTTCCGGTTGAAGATATGCGTTAAATTCACGCCAGAAGATCAGGTTGGAGGAAACCCGACCGCGCAGCGGTTCATGCACCACTTTCTTGATGGCGCAAGGGTCTTCGGGATCAATGTAAATCCAGTTTGCGCACTGGTGCAACCGCGCTCGATGCGGCCGGGCGGCGCCGTAGCGCAAAATTGTGAGTGGCAGTAAATAGGCCTGTTTGAAAGCCCGCTCCAGACGAGGATAAAGCGGCGGTTTCATCGGTTCGGCGGTTCCCGCAACGCCACGAAGTTGGTGGTAGCGAATTGTTCCTCGGTTTCTCGATAGCGTTTGATCCGGCTGAAGTAGCGTCCGGGAGTCAGCCGATACAGATTCATGCCGTGCGCGGCGAAAAAATGATGGAAGTCTCGCAAAAAAATCCGGGTGTCAATATTGCAACCGCCGAATTCAAAGGTAACGAGTTCCACCGCCTGCCGCGCAAACAGGCTGGCCCCGCCTCGTAACACGTCCAGTTCATGCCCTTCCACGTCCAGTTTAAGCCAGTCAATGTGTTGAATCTGATGGTTGGAGCAGTAGGTGTCCAAGGTGGAAATCGAAATGGTTTCATGCTGCTCAAATTTGATTTGGCGAAAGCCCAGATCGCGCTGAGTGAGCGAGGCAAGTCCGGATTTTTCCTGGTCGTAATAAAGCTCCGCTGTTCCGGTGGTTGCGCCGAGCGCAAAATGGTTTAAGACCACGCCGGCGTGGTTGGGACGGGCTTGTTGGAGCGCGGCAAAAGTTGCGGCCGCCGGCTCAAAAGAGTGAATGGCTGCCAGTTGGGAACCCAATTGCCTGACCGTAAGATTCAGGAATTGTCCACAGTTGGCCCCAACATCAAAGACGACGAGGTTTTCTTTCCGGGTGCGCGCCCAATACCGCATCACGGCAATTTCACCGCTATCGCCCACCTCACCACCGGCCCCCACGCCCATCAGCCAGTGGCACAATTTGACCTGCTTGCGCAACAGATATTGGCCCGGCCGATTGGCCAGCGGATATTTTAATAAATGACGAATAAATGCCATGTGACGTCATCAAGTATGCCGATGTAATGCGAATCGCAAAGCAACAAACGCGCGTTCTCCGCCGAAGCGAATGGCTCCGAGAGGATGCCGCCTCCGCCATAAATGCCGGCTTTGAATCACGCCCGGCGATGCGGACGGATGTGCCGGGATCCCGTCGTGACGCTCGCTGATCAGACGCGCCAGTTGCGGGAAGGTTGAATAGCGTTCCAAAACCAGCCGCCGCGCTTCGCGGATCGCCGGGAGGCGGCGCTCATATTCATTAGCGCGCAAGGCTTGCTGGATTCGCGCGAAGCTCTCCTCGAAGTTATGAATGTTGATCGGGATGAAACTTTCGGGCGGAAAATAATCCGCCGCGTTCGGTGCGCCGTGATAGAACGGCAGGCACATTCCCAAAAAAGCGTCAGCGAGCTTTTCCGTCCAGTGATGCGGACAAACGTGATTCTCGATGGCGACGTGATATTTGAAGGTATCCAGCGCTTCGTTCTTGCGTTCAATGTAGCGCACGCCGTGACCAAAAATCTCCAGTTCTGGCAAGACTTGGTGTAACTGTTGGGTGAACCGATAGCGGTGCTGGTGGAGGGTGTGTGTTTGACGTTTGCTCGAGCACACGGTGGAAATCAGCGCCGGTTTATGTTCCGGCGGATTTTGCGCGATTTGATCGTAAGTGCCATCATAAAACCAAATCAGCCCCGTCTGACAATAGATCGCGCCCGGATGCCGGATCACCCACGGTTCCTGACTGGTCAGTACCCAGCCGAATTGAGATAGAAAGCCGTGTCCATAAACTTTCACCGTCGCCGGCTCGCTGGTGAGCAACAAGGTGCGCTCTCGCGGGCAGGCGAGCGCTTCTTCCCAACGTGAGTGACGTTCCCCCTGGCTGGACGGAAGATCGTCGTACACCGCGATCCAATCGTAGTCTCGCGTCTCCCGATCGAAAACAAAGTGGCAACGGCCCACCGTGGGATTGCCCCCGGGCAGAAAGCGGCGCCAAATTGCTGTGACGTCGCGATGCGGATGCTTGGTCAGAAATTTGACCCGGATTGGTTGGGTGGAGTGGTGCATCGCCAATCAAAAGCCGACGATTCGTTTGCCCCATCCGCGCAATTCATCTCCGACAAGCCCCAGGCGAATGGTGATGCGGCGCAGCGCGTGGCCGGAATAATAACCTCCATTACCCGAAGCGGAAGGAACGGCGCGGAGGAGTTGGGGTTGTGAGTGATAGTTCGTTGGTTGCCCGACAATGTCCGAAAAATCTTCGCTTTGGTTGACGATGCTGGGGGACACACAGGCCACAGGAAATCTCAAACCAAGCTGGCGTTGGTACCAACGATCAATCGCCCGGTGACGGGCAAGCCATGACCAGACCCAGGTTTCATCCGGTAATTGGCTCAGAATCCAATCGCGTGCCGCTTCGCGAACCAGATAGGCGTGCGCCGTATTGCAACCCTGCACCCGATAGAGGCCATGTTCCTCGTCCAAATTTGTTTCCTTGCGGCGCGGCCACCAAGGATCGGTGAATCCCAAATAACACACCTCCCAATCATATTCGTGCGATACCGCCGCCAGCGTGTCGGTTAACGCAGTGAAATTCGGAGCAAAAGTGACGTCATCTTCAAGAATCAAAACAGTTTTCCAACCTGCGGCCTGCGCTTTCACCAACGCCTGGCGATGAGACAACAAACAGCCCGCGCGTCCAGCCCAGCGGCGATCCCCCGGTTTGCCGCGAAACCACGGACGTTGCCCGAAACCTGGAACCTCTGTTCCCAATCGAGCCGGGAGCCGATGTAGTTTTTGGGCAGGGATGAGCTCTCGTGCGGCGGCTTGGAACGTCGTCCAACGATCCGTCCGCGAATCCAGATTGATTACCAAGGCGCCATCCACCCGTTGCCAGAATGAATCGGAAGCAAGTTTTGCGGCCATCGGAATCATGCGCGCCAGTGTTCAGCAATCCAGGGCGCGGGCCTCAGATGGTGATGGATTCTTTTGCCGCGATAACCCCGAATGGCTTCATCCGGATCGGGGCGTCCGTGAAAGACCAAAATTCGACAATCTCGGGGCGCTTTTGGAGTGCAAAATAAATTCAACGGAAACGCAGGGCGGCAATGGCGTTTATAGCTGCGCGTCCACGCCTCCGGCCACCAGCGCACCTCGCCCATGGCGTGCGTGAGAAATGCCTGCTCAGTATTGAACACACTTAAATTTTCGGCTTGAGCCATCTCGCGTTGAAACGTTTCGTAGATGTAATTGGATCTGCCCGCTTCAAAGCGGAATACGGAGGAATTACCCACCGGCGGACGGCGGCCAATGAGTTCCTTGCGCGGATTCACCCAGTTGTGAATGATGCAATTCTTTCCCGGTTCGTACGTAAAGAACCCAGCCAAATTACCCAAGATGACCACATCCAGGTCGAGAAACAACGTGGGGCCGGCCAATTCGCCAAAGCCATCCTGGGTGACCAGCAACTTTACCAAGACATCCGGCCAGCCGCGTTTCAAGCCGGGATTGGCAGGGAACGGGACGGTTTCCACGCCCGCCGCCAGCCCGGCGGAATCGTCGGTACAGCAAACAAAACGGAACGGCTGACGCAAATGCCGCCGGACTCCCGCGTGCAAGAAATTGACGTAGCTCGCCGGGTAGCGAGT comes from the Verrucomicrobiia bacterium genome and includes:
- a CDS encoding glycosyltransferase family 10, with the translated sequence MSAPSLPLARKLRVRVSSAGMPGGLELFTPGGALTWGGCEFQLDAADGAESDYWIVFANALPREASWVAPRNTLFIAGEPPAKKIYPRGFYKQFARLVDTHAYSNHPRVQLDALGLPWLVGLSWKQQRYTMGYDFLKRLEFPEKQNGVSVVCSTTAQTAGQRRRLKFLAALRQRLGDALVVFGKGFQPVDDKLEAILPYRYHLVLENSQSQHYWTEKLADAYLGWAFPLYVGCSNLSDYFAPESFEALDLDDVDGAAQAIRRLLAKPLTNDERTALRTARERVLEIYNPFARFAHWVDQFYAPAPKEQVVIQSAKAFRFMRGWLYQFQNRRFSRA
- a CDS encoding glycosyltransferase family 25 protein; the protein is MAAKLASDSFWQRVDGALVINLDSRTDRWTTFQAAARELIPAQKLHRLPARLGTEVPGFGQRPWFRGKPGDRRWAGRAGCLLSHRQALVKAQAAGWKTVLILEDDVTFAPNFTALTDTLAAVSHEYDWEVCYLGFTDPWWPRRKETNLDEEHGLYRVQGCNTAHAYLVREAARDWILSQLPDETWVWSWLARHRAIDRWYQRQLGLRFPVACVSPSIVNQSEDFSDIVGQPTNYHSQPQLLRAVPSASGNGGYYSGHALRRITIRLGLVGDELRGWGKRIVGF
- a CDS encoding glycosyltransferase family 10 → MHHSTQPIRVKFLTKHPHRDVTAIWRRFLPGGNPTVGRCHFVFDRETRDYDWIAVYDDLPSSQGERHSRWEEALACPRERTLLLTSEPATVKVYGHGFLSQFGWVLTSQEPWVIRHPGAIYCQTGLIWFYDGTYDQIAQNPPEHKPALISTVCSSKRQTHTLHQHRYRFTQQLHQVLPELEIFGHGVRYIERKNEALDTFKYHVAIENHVCPHHWTEKLADAFLGMCLPFYHGAPNAADYFPPESFIPINIHNFEESFARIQQALRANEYERRLPAIREARRLVLERYSTFPQLARLISERHDGIPAHPSASPGVIQSRHLWRRRHPLGAIRFGGERAFVALRFALHRHT
- a CDS encoding FkbM family methyltransferase, translated to MAFIRHLLKYPLANRPGQYLLRKQVKLCHWLMGVGAGGEVGDSGEIAVMRYWARTRKENLVVFDVGANCGQFLNLTVRQLGSQLAAIHSFEPAAATFAALQQARPNHAGVVLNHFALGATTGTAELYYDQEKSGLASLTQRDLGFRQIKFEQHETISISTLDTYCSNHQIQHIDWLKLDVEGHELDVLRGGASLFARQAVELVTFEFGGCNIDTRIFLRDFHHFFAAHGMNLYRLTPGRYFSRIKRYRETEEQFATTNFVALREPPNR
- a CDS encoding alpha-1,2-fucosyltransferase: MSSAVIAIVKGGLGNQLFIYAAARALALRTGRSLYLDARRGYTHDDYGRSYRLNRFPLQAMPMPEAWRIAPTLKHPRHKIIRAVSKLLPRNSRSYIAERHNLPPTQLTELEPHPARITLLGYWQDEAYFADHADTIRGELSPPAPPDPQNLALGEKLVACESVFLHFRRVRYEHLLGRDYYQAAIDTVVAKLTHPRFVLFGDDLDWPRQNLDFRGANVESVPHNAADELADLWLMSRCRHAIVANSSFSWWGAWLGDAAAGRLVFVPAQVGWSLAMPERWQRIPNQIKPGVAESA
- a CDS encoding FkbM family methyltransferase; this encodes MKPPLYPRLERAFKQAYLLPLTILRYGAARPHRARLHQCANWIYIDPEDPCAIKKVVHEPLRGRVSSNLIFWREFNAYLQPELIVDVGLNYGECLFGTDYTPTAMLYGFEANPRLIPYLEKSRQQHPAGARMTITHCLVSDAPAENVPFLVNPEWSGSSSAIRQMNETHRHIEFKLPARTLDATIPATAADGKVLLFKMDLEGYESRALTGFATTLERTRQAFGFIEFTPKFIKWAELDPAAFFARLRDQFDIYCYARVKHRELWRIKEYADLFARHGPDFTGTDLLLMPQQAASTWLPPGWRVAH
- a CDS encoding DUF268 domain-containing protein; this encodes MKLAGRFPTRPADVLWFWKSYRVWQNAAPAEWRARLSEIKPMLKDRHAAAGTAQGHYFLQDLWAAQRVWRWRPDEHVDVGSRVDGFVAHVASFCPVKYVDIRPLTTGVPGLTGLQGSVCELPFAAKSVRSLSCLHVIEHIGLGRYGDPLDPNGWLQGLTELQRVLAPGGQLLLGTPCGRSRVVFHAHRVFDPAQIVSALPELELREFSLIETAWRENVPLTAARGLDYGCGLFVFARSG